The proteins below are encoded in one region of Oncorhynchus clarkii lewisi isolate Uvic-CL-2024 chromosome 33, UVic_Ocla_1.0, whole genome shotgun sequence:
- the LOC139392873 gene encoding beta-2-microglobulin-like isoform X1 — protein sequence MKTVLSVVAFCVVLVTINAKESPPKVQVYSRNPGEYGKDNTLICHVSGFHPPDISIQLLKNGVEIPDAKQTDLAFEQGWQFHLTKSVGFTPASGEEYTCRVRHLKNLKTYTWGELLV from the exons ATGAAAACGGTTTTGTCCGTAGTTGCATTCTGCGTCGTGTTGGTGACCATAAACGCAAAAGAAT CTCCCCCCAAGGTGCAGGTGTACAGCCGTAACCCAGGGGAATATGGGAAAGACAACACCCTGATCTGTCACGTGAGTGGCTTCCACCCCCCTGACATCAGCATCCAGCTCCTGAAGAACGGTGTGGAGATCCCCGACGCCAAGCAGACAGACCTGGCCTTCGAACAGGGATGGCAGTTCCACCTCACCAAGAGTGTTGGATTCACACCAGCCAGCGGAGAGGAGTACACCTGCAGAGTCCGCCACCTGAAGAATCTGAAGACctacacctggggtgagttactagtgtag
- the LOC139392873 gene encoding beta-2-microglobulin-like isoform X2, producing MKTVLSVVAFCVVLVTINAKESPPKVQVYSRNPGEYGKDNTLICHVSGFHPPDISIQLLKNGVEIPDAKQTDLAFEQGWQFHLTKSVGFTPASGEEYTCRVRHLKNLKTYTWESDM from the exons ATGAAAACGGTTTTGTCCGTAGTTGCATTCTGCGTCGTGTTGGTGACCATAAACGCAAAAGAAT CTCCCCCCAAGGTGCAGGTGTACAGCCGTAACCCAGGGGAATATGGGAAAGACAACACCCTGATCTGTCACGTGAGTGGCTTCCACCCCCCTGACATCAGCATCCAGCTCCTGAAGAACGGTGTGGAGATCCCCGACGCCAAGCAGACAGACCTGGCCTTCGAACAGGGATGGCAGTTCCACCTCACCAAGAGTGTTGGATTCACACCAGCCAGCGGAGAGGAGTACACCTGCAGAGTCCGCCACCTGAAGAATCTGAAGACctacacctggg AATCAGATATGTAA